From one Catharus ustulatus isolate bCatUst1 chromosome 1, bCatUst1.pri.v2, whole genome shotgun sequence genomic stretch:
- the FRRS1L gene encoding DOMON domain-containing protein FRRS1L, with protein MAERSRGARRRLLLLLLLLAGSAASPAEEGGGRREAGGGEHGEEAARHHDSSYGTFASEFYDLRYLSEEGYPFPTAPPVDPFAKIRVDDCGKTKGCFRYGKPGCNAETCDYFLSYRRIGADVEFELSADTDGWVAVGFSSDKKMGGDDVMACVHDDNGRVRIQHFYNVGQWAKEIQRNPARDEEGVFENNRVTCRFKRPVYVPREETIVDLHLSWYYLFAWGPAIQGSITRHDIDSPPVSERVVSIYKYEDIFMPSAAYQTFSSPFCLLLIVALTFYLLMGTP; from the exons atggcggAGCGGAGCCGCGGCGCTCggcggcggctgctgctgctgctgctgctcctggccgGCTCCGCCGCCAGCCCCGCGGAGgagggcggcgggcggcgggagGCGGGCGGCGGGGAGCACGGCGAGGAGGCGGCGCGGCACCACGACTCCTCGTACGGCACCTTCGCCAGCGAGTTCTACGACCTGCGCTACCTCTCCGAGGAGG GTTACCCTTTCCCTACTGCTCCTCCTGTGGACCCATTTGCAAAAATCAGAGTGGATGACTGTGGAAAAACCAAGGGATGCTTCAG GTATGGTAAACCTGGATGCAATGCAGAGACTTGTGACTACTTTCTGAGTTACCGTAGAATAGGAGCTGATGTGGAATTTGAGTTGAGTGCTGACACAGATGGCTGGGTGGCAGTGGGATTTTCCTCAGACAAGAAAATG GGAGGAGATGATGTCATGGCTTGTGTTCATGATGATAACGGAAGAGTCCGAATACAGCACTTCTATAATGTTGGTCAGTGGGCTAAAGAAATCCAGAGAAATCCTGCTAGAGATGAGGAAGGGGTTTTTGAAAACAATCGTGTAACATGTCGATTCAAGCGTCCTGTGTATGTTCCCCGAGAAGAAACCATTGTAGATTTGCACTTGAGTTGGTACTACCTGTTTGCTTGGGGTCCAGCAATCCAGG GTTCTATAACTCGTCATGATATAGACTCTCCACCCGTGTCAGAGCGTGTTGTCAGTATTTACAAGTACGAAGATATTTTCATGCCTTCGGCTGCCTATCAgaccttctcttctccattcTGCTTGCTCCTCATTGTTGCACTGACCTTCTATTTATTGATGGGAACCCCATGA